A DNA window from Arachis duranensis cultivar V14167 chromosome 3, aradu.V14167.gnm2.J7QH, whole genome shotgun sequence contains the following coding sequences:
- the LOC107481569 gene encoding translocon at the outer membrane of chloroplasts 64: MASQSANVWVLLGLGIAGILLLTRKLKHTVRQDLGAFIQIIFDIEGHVSTFGHPDWARTHEAASSTSPVVSALVEGGATCLGTTLVDDLAYGISGENKHYGTPTNPSVPARVPGGSSSGAAVAVAANFVDFSLGIDTVGGVRVPAGFCGILGFRPSYGAVPHVGIIPISTSLDTIGLFAKDPHILCRVGHVLLQAPFVTHRNPRQIVVADDCFQHLNVPLERSLQVVIKATEKLFGRQVLKHINLEDYISAKVPSLKEHSNQNTNGELKSSLKLLANIAQFLQRHEFKLKHDEWTNTVNPDLHPAVSAQLHGKFEVSDAEIEKSKSVRSDMRAALNMLLKDDGILVIPTVADPPPKLGGKEIQSEDYQSRAFRLLSIASLSGCCQVTIPLGFYDKCPVSVSLIARHGNDLFLLETLETMYTTLQEQADVASKAKSSRNVVSKEESAEIAKEKGNQAYKDKQWQKAIGFYSEAIKLSGNNATYYSNRAQAYLEHGSYLQAEADCTKAINLDKKNVKAYFRRGTAREMLGFYKDAIDDFKYALVLEPTNKRAAAAAERLRKLFQ, from the exons ATGGCTTCTCAATCGGCGAATGTTTGGGTGCTGCTGGGGCTGGGTATCGCCGGCATCTTGCTTCTTACCAGGAAGCTCAAGCACACTGTCAGACAGGATTTGGGCGCTTTCATTCAGATTAT ATTTGACATAGAGGGACACGTCTCCACTTTCGGGCATCCTGATTGGGCACGCACCCATGAAGCTGCTTCTTCCACTTCTCCCGTAGTCTCCGCTCTCGTTGAAGGCGGTGCGACCTGCCTTGGTACCACTCTTGTCGATGACCTAGCATACGG TATCAGTGGTGAAAATAAGCATTATGGAACGCCAACCAATCCTTCTGTGCCTGCTCGTGTACCGGGTGGATCCTCTAGTGGGGCTGCTGTGGCTGTTGCCGCCAATTTTGTGGATTTTTCATTGG GTATTGATACTGTTGGTGGGGTGAGAGTGCCTGCTGGGTTTTGTGGCATTCTAGGATTTCGACCTTCATATGGTGCTGTTCCTCATGTGGGAATTATACCTATTTCAACAAGTCTAGATACTATTG GTTTGTTTGCTAAGGATCCTCATATTTTGTGTCGTGTTGGCCATGTACTCTTACAAGCACCATTTGTAACTCACCGGAATCCCCGGCAGATAGTTGTAGCTGATGATTGTTTTCAGCATCTAAATGTTCCTCTTGAAAGGAGTTTGCAGGTGGTGATCAAAGCCACTGAGAAGCTTTTTGGAA GGCAAGTATTGAAGCACATAAATCTTGAGGACTATATAAGTGCTAAAGTTCCTAGCTTGAAGGAGCACTCTAACCAGAATACAAATGGTGAACTGAAATCTTCATTAAAATTACTTGCCAACATTGCTCAATTCCTACAAAG GCATGAATTCAAACTTAAGCATGATGAATGGACGAACACAGTAAACCCCGATCTTCATCCAGCTGTCTCAGCACAATTACATGGAAAGTTTGAGGTATCCGATGCAGAGATAGAAAAGTCCAAATCTGTTAGAAGTGACATGCGTGCTGCTCTAAATATGCTTTTGAAG GATGATGGAATTTTGGTGATCCCAACTGTAGCTGATCCTCCTCCAAAATTGGGTGGGAAGGAGATCCAGTCAGAGGATTATCAAAGCCGTGCATTTAGACTGCTTAGTATTGCTAGCTTGTCAGGTTGCTGTCAG GTCACTATTCCACTAGGATTTTATGATAAGTGTCCTGTTTCAGTGTCCTTAATAGCTCGTCATGGTAATGATCTCTTTCTACTGGAGACTCTAGAAACCATGTATACAACTCTTCAAGAGCAGGCAGATGTTGCTTCCAAGGCTAAATCATCAAGAAATGTTGTCAGTAAGGAAGAGTCTGCTGAAATAGCAAAAGAGAAG GGAAACCAGGCCTACAAAGATAAGCAGTGGCAGAAAGCCATTGGGTTTTATTCAGAAGCTATCAAACTTAGTGGCAATAATGCAACATACTACAGTAATAGGGCTCAGGCTTATCTAGAACATGGGAG TTATCTCCAAGCTGAGGCAGACTGTACAAAAGCAATTAACCTCGACAAAAAG AATGTAAAGGCCTATTTCCGTAGAGGCACAGCTCGAGAGATGCTAGGCTTCTACAAGGATGCAATTGATG ATTTTAAATATGCCCTTGTGCTTGAGCCAACGAACAAAAGGGCAGCTGCAGCTGCTGAAAGGCTGAGGAAGCTATTCCAGTAG